The Streptomyces sp. NBC_00691 genome has a segment encoding these proteins:
- a CDS encoding SDR family NAD(P)-dependent oxidoreductase: MTARPARAALVTGASAGIGLTFARELASAGWTVTAVARSEDRLRALVEELGPGHRYLVADLSTPEGQELVAAELVQRPVELLVNNAGTAHHGPFTGTGPREALAALHLSGDAVVVLAHAFLSGARRGDALINVSSTLAHAPAPGLAVYSAGKAFVTAFSEALWYEQRPLGVHVMTLSPGPTSTEPETESSAGAAARRHQDAPAAMVQSPAAVVRTALRALDRRTGPTVVPGRTNSLFVLATRLLPRRTLLAMLSR; encoded by the coding sequence GTGACCGCCCGACCCGCTCGCGCCGCCTTGGTCACCGGGGCCAGTGCGGGCATCGGCCTGACCTTCGCCCGCGAACTCGCCTCGGCCGGCTGGACCGTGACCGCCGTGGCCCGGAGCGAGGACCGGTTACGCGCCCTCGTGGAGGAGCTCGGACCCGGCCATCGCTACCTGGTCGCCGACCTCTCGACCCCCGAAGGGCAGGAACTGGTCGCCGCCGAGCTGGTCCAGCGGCCCGTCGAGCTGCTGGTCAACAACGCCGGCACCGCCCACCACGGCCCCTTCACCGGGACCGGCCCGCGGGAAGCGCTGGCCGCCCTGCACCTGAGCGGCGACGCCGTCGTCGTACTGGCGCACGCCTTCCTCTCCGGGGCCCGGCGCGGGGACGCGCTCATCAACGTCTCCTCCACCCTCGCGCACGCCCCGGCCCCGGGCCTCGCCGTCTACAGCGCCGGCAAGGCCTTCGTGACGGCCTTCTCCGAAGCCCTCTGGTACGAGCAACGCCCCCTCGGCGTCCACGTCATGACCCTCTCCCCCGGCCCGACCTCCACGGAGCCGGAGACGGAGTCCAGCGCCGGGGCGGCCGCCCGTCGCCACCAGGACGCCCCGGCGGCCATGGTCCAGAGCCCGGCGGCGGTCGTCCGCACCGCCCTGCGCGCCCTGGACCGCCGTACCGGCCCCACCGTCGTCCCGGGGCGGACGAACTCCCTCTTCGTCCTCGCCACCCGCCTGCTGCCACGCCGCACGCTCCTGGCGATGCTCAGCCGCTAG
- a CDS encoding SSI family serine proteinase inhibitor, whose amino-acid sequence MLRRLVLASLATAAAGTAGFGPLPPLPLLSPPEKLTVTVSESGHPDADGTFELRCDDRAAGNHPAHENACERLDRLAQEGADPFAPVPADQFCTQVYGGPALAHVTGTWQGRTVDARFSRADGCEINRWENLEPVLPLVRG is encoded by the coding sequence ATGCTGCGCCGCCTCGTCCTCGCATCCCTCGCCACCGCCGCCGCCGGCACCGCGGGGTTCGGTCCGCTCCCGCCGCTGCCCCTGCTCTCCCCGCCCGAGAAGCTGACCGTCACCGTCTCCGAGAGCGGCCATCCGGACGCCGACGGCACCTTCGAGCTGAGGTGCGACGACCGTGCCGCCGGAAACCACCCGGCCCACGAGAACGCCTGCGAGCGCCTCGACCGGCTCGCGCAGGAGGGCGCCGACCCGTTCGCGCCCGTGCCCGCGGACCAGTTCTGCACGCAGGTGTACGGCGGCCCCGCACTCGCCCACGTCACCGGCACCTGGCAGGGCCGCACGGTCGACGCCCGCTTCTCCCGCGCCGACGGCTGTGAGATCAACCGCTGGGAGAATCTGGAGCCGGTCCTTCCTCTTGTCCGGGGATGA
- a CDS encoding site-specific integrase, translating into MQFAPDSDQRGCCTSLLYAQETQEARTLVRASHPCALGRIRTCNLLIYVLWLLMVSTGLRRREVLALTWSDVDLGAGQLRVRRNLQRIKRELLFGTPTTARSIRTVSLPKRCVDALHAHRVTQEQERKVAGAKWKPLDHQPGGLIFTTSTGRATDPRSLNRMLTLLCAKAKVRRIRVHDLRHTCASLLLAQGVDARIIMETLGHSTITMTLDTYAHVMQTTLRAAAERMDDALGLETDQDENDHDSPSSRQPNGLQDPKAE; encoded by the coding sequence GTGCAGTTCGCTCCTGACAGCGATCAACGCGGCTGCTGTACTTCACTGCTGTACGCCCAGGAAACGCAAGAGGCCCGGACTCTCGTCCGGGCCTCTCATCCATGTGCACTCGGCAGGATTCGAACCTGCAACCTTCTGATCTACGTCCTGTGGCTTCTCATGGTCTCCACCGGCCTGCGCCGCAGGGAGGTCCTCGCGCTCACGTGGTCGGACGTCGACCTCGGCGCCGGTCAGCTCCGGGTCCGCCGGAATCTCCAGCGGATCAAGCGAGAGTTGCTCTTCGGCACCCCGACGACGGCACGGTCCATCCGTACGGTCTCGCTTCCGAAGCGGTGTGTGGACGCCCTCCACGCGCACCGGGTCACCCAGGAACAGGAACGGAAGGTGGCCGGCGCGAAGTGGAAGCCGCTGGACCACCAGCCGGGCGGGCTCATCTTCACCACGTCGACCGGTAGGGCCACCGACCCCCGCAGCCTGAACAGGATGCTCACGCTCCTGTGCGCCAAGGCGAAGGTGCGTCGGATCCGGGTGCATGACCTGCGGCACACCTGCGCGTCACTGCTGCTCGCGCAGGGGGTGGACGCCCGCATCATCATGGAAACGCTTGGGCACAGCACAATCACGATGACGCTCGACACCTACGCGCACGTCATGCAGACGACGCTCAGGGCGGCGGCCGAGCGAATGGACGACGCTTTGGGGTTGGAGACCGACCAGGACGAGAACGACCACGACTCACCCTCATCTCGTCAGCCGAACGGGCTCCAGGACCCGAAAGCGGAGTAG
- a CDS encoding PAS domain-containing protein, with protein MSSRPSRGAARLAAILDALPDGLVLVNCNGTVVNANTIALGMFETPGTALVGRGLLDLLPGFDSRLIPGSMRRPEGTDERGRTKPTRMIARRTDGSEFAVEVTSASLEDGREAYDSYGGYTGDELLMLVVRDLTGTLDTEAELARSQRQTEMILRAAAEGVVGTDTDGRVVLVNPAAAQILGYRAGELGGQELHPLILAKRPDGEAFPYEESPLADTLKSGRKHRVRGQVLWAKKGDRVPVDLTTAPVRDGDQLVGAVMTFTDRRPYEQLAEEHAAEIKELTERNAAELADRAERNAADREAQQELYASLAARHEQLTAVLAESLRGPLQELRTQLGALAADDAGQLWPEANQVLHHLAAGYARMTALVDNVLGYQRLDAGAEVLDKRVALLDGVVTAGIDGAVDLIGPGRAQFAVHAPPIEAEVDATRLATALSHLVADVAGVDATGKNRATSQGSGPADSTIVVAAAQRGDVVRIEVRGPYAGGDPVHGPVVRGIVAAHGGVVQTHEVPGTSGGAYVLEVPLGTGRGTVPATEQGHPGAQGGPGGVPALGPAGGRTGGPVGGQAGLGREALALPAQASASVSDPSASSGSASVPAGASVPAGPADPSGLSGPSGPLAPSADSPEASGGGRRRARRGSTDAFLESSVAPEGGAEPSGRRRARTGDAAGGPAELIPAQQNSGVEQAVPATGHAPGGPGASVVEPTGRRRGRPAEGSVVTAAEGAQGRAALGAAVPPQGVAVEPSGAPSAPALARALPAVASPEGAPEAQPSGRRRRALAAAQERAAAAEAGPRTPFALPPADADRPAEPDPAPFAVPGAPSHVAGPLPVSDEGGHEALRGVPGAGHTSAQHPPHAQPPAEPTGRRRAVTPPPPEPPSLPSQPAPPQAEPRNSTSSGSGTGSSGIASSGAAPSGTGTGSVPLPPELPMPKDSTQGRAFSVRTLGQGVPFVPPPAAATPAAPAVSPAPAAPSAPGAPSNGSNGSGGSTGSGRRRRLATPPEADPPVPAALPVPAHGEARPHPQADTSSQTPSRAPEGRAYAIGAPAEGSDEGPEPLDGPGGAVEVANRPAPRPVDDELPPEPLDNPRRLLVWPAPDVSTQQALSDRGYRPVIVHSREEVDAQIAAFPAALFVDPLTGPITRTALQSLRQAAVAAEVPVLLAAGLGQATREAAYGADPAVLLKALAPRDSEQHPSRVLLIEENEDIAEALAATLERRGMQVARAATDTEAVTLATQTRPNLVVMDLMQVRRRRAGIIDWLRANGQLNRTPLVVYTSVDLAEEELPKLSSGETVLFLAERSNSTEVQARIVDLLAKIGTN; from the coding sequence GTGAGCAGCAGGCCATCCCGGGGCGCTGCTCGCCTCGCAGCCATACTCGACGCCCTCCCCGACGGCCTCGTGCTCGTCAATTGCAACGGCACGGTCGTCAACGCCAACACCATCGCCCTCGGCATGTTCGAGACCCCCGGTACCGCGCTCGTCGGACGCGGACTGCTCGATCTCCTGCCCGGCTTCGACTCCCGGCTCATCCCCGGCTCCATGCGGCGCCCCGAGGGCACCGACGAGCGCGGCCGCACCAAGCCCACCCGGATGATCGCCCGCCGCACCGACGGCAGCGAGTTCGCCGTCGAGGTGACCAGCGCCAGCCTGGAGGACGGCCGCGAGGCCTACGACTCCTACGGCGGCTACACCGGCGACGAGCTGCTCATGCTGGTCGTCCGGGACCTCACCGGCACCCTCGACACCGAGGCCGAACTCGCCCGCTCGCAGCGGCAGACCGAGATGATCCTGCGCGCCGCGGCCGAGGGCGTCGTCGGCACGGACACCGACGGCCGCGTCGTCCTCGTCAACCCGGCCGCCGCCCAGATCCTCGGCTACCGCGCCGGCGAACTCGGCGGCCAGGAGCTGCACCCGCTGATCCTCGCCAAGCGGCCCGACGGCGAGGCCTTCCCGTACGAGGAATCGCCGCTCGCGGACACCCTCAAGTCCGGTCGCAAGCACCGCGTCCGCGGACAGGTCCTCTGGGCGAAGAAGGGCGACCGCGTGCCGGTCGACCTGACGACCGCCCCGGTCCGTGACGGCGATCAGCTCGTCGGCGCGGTCATGACCTTCACCGACCGCAGGCCGTACGAGCAGCTGGCCGAGGAACACGCCGCCGAGATCAAGGAACTCACCGAGCGGAACGCCGCCGAACTCGCCGACCGCGCCGAGCGGAACGCCGCCGACCGGGAGGCGCAGCAGGAGCTGTACGCCTCGCTCGCCGCCCGGCACGAGCAGCTCACGGCCGTCCTCGCCGAGTCCCTGCGCGGCCCCCTCCAGGAGCTGCGCACCCAGCTGGGCGCCCTCGCCGCCGACGACGCCGGACAGCTCTGGCCCGAGGCCAACCAGGTCCTGCACCACCTCGCCGCCGGGTACGCCCGCATGACGGCGCTCGTCGACAACGTCCTCGGCTACCAGCGCCTGGACGCGGGCGCGGAGGTGCTGGACAAGCGCGTCGCCCTTCTCGACGGGGTCGTGACGGCCGGCATCGACGGGGCCGTCGACCTGATCGGTCCCGGCCGCGCCCAGTTCGCCGTGCACGCGCCGCCCATCGAGGCCGAGGTCGACGCGACCCGGCTCGCCACGGCGCTCTCCCACCTCGTCGCGGACGTCGCCGGCGTCGACGCGACCGGCAAGAACCGCGCCACCTCCCAGGGCTCCGGGCCGGCCGACTCCACGATCGTCGTCGCGGCCGCACAGCGCGGTGACGTCGTACGGATCGAGGTCCGCGGCCCTTACGCGGGCGGCGACCCGGTCCACGGGCCGGTCGTGCGCGGCATCGTGGCGGCGCACGGCGGTGTCGTGCAGACCCACGAGGTGCCGGGCACCAGCGGCGGCGCGTACGTCCTCGAAGTCCCGCTCGGTACGGGGCGGGGCACGGTCCCCGCGACGGAGCAGGGCCATCCGGGGGCGCAGGGCGGTCCCGGCGGCGTGCCCGCGCTCGGACCGGCCGGCGGGCGGACCGGTGGACCGGTCGGCGGGCAGGCGGGCCTCGGCCGGGAGGCTCTCGCGCTGCCCGCGCAGGCGTCCGCATCCGTCTCCGACCCCTCCGCCTCCTCCGGCAGTGCTTCGGTTCCTGCCGGCGCTTCGGTTCCTGCCGGTCCTGCCGATCCTTCGGGCCTCTCCGGGCCCTCCGGGCCCCTCGCGCCCTCCGCCGACTCCCCGGAGGCCTCCGGCGGGGGACGGCGGCGGGCCCGGCGCGGCTCCACGGACGCCTTCCTGGAGAGCTCGGTGGCCCCTGAGGGCGGTGCCGAGCCCAGTGGGCGTCGCCGTGCCCGTACGGGAGACGCGGCGGGCGGACCCGCCGAACTGATCCCGGCCCAGCAGAACTCGGGCGTGGAGCAGGCCGTTCCCGCCACCGGCCACGCCCCGGGCGGCCCCGGCGCCTCCGTCGTCGAGCCGACCGGCCGTCGGCGCGGCCGCCCCGCCGAGGGGTCCGTCGTGACCGCCGCCGAGGGTGCGCAGGGACGGGCCGCGCTCGGCGCCGCCGTGCCGCCCCAGGGTGTCGCCGTCGAGCCCTCGGGGGCTCCGTCGGCTCCCGCGCTCGCTCGCGCCCTGCCGGCGGTGGCCTCCCCCGAAGGTGCTCCCGAGGCGCAGCCGAGCGGGCGCCGTCGGCGTGCGCTCGCCGCCGCGCAGGAGCGGGCCGCGGCGGCCGAGGCCGGGCCCCGGACGCCGTTCGCGCTTCCGCCCGCCGATGCCGACCGTCCCGCCGAGCCGGATCCGGCGCCGTTCGCCGTACCGGGTGCTCCCTCCCACGTCGCCGGGCCGCTGCCGGTCTCCGACGAGGGCGGGCACGAGGCCCTGCGAGGCGTCCCCGGCGCCGGTCACACGTCCGCGCAGCACCCTCCGCACGCTCAGCCGCCGGCCGAGCCGACCGGGCGCCGCCGGGCCGTCACGCCCCCGCCGCCCGAGCCGCCGTCGCTGCCGTCGCAGCCGGCACCGCCGCAGGCCGAGCCCCGGAACAGCACCAGTTCCGGCTCCGGGACCGGATCGTCCGGCATCGCGTCCTCCGGCGCCGCGCCCTCCGGGACCGGCACCGGCTCCGTACCGCTGCCGCCCGAGCTGCCCATGCCGAAGGACTCGACCCAGGGACGGGCGTTCAGCGTGCGCACCCTCGGGCAGGGCGTCCCCTTCGTCCCGCCGCCCGCCGCGGCGACCCCGGCGGCCCCCGCCGTGTCTCCCGCCCCGGCGGCCCCCTCGGCCCCCGGCGCGCCCTCCAACGGCTCCAACGGCTCCGGCGGTTCCACCGGTTCCGGGCGGCGGCGCAGGCTCGCCACCCCGCCGGAGGCCGACCCGCCGGTCCCCGCCGCGCTCCCCGTACCGGCCCACGGCGAGGCCAGGCCGCACCCGCAGGCGGACACCTCGTCGCAGACGCCGTCGCGTGCGCCCGAGGGCCGCGCGTACGCCATAGGAGCACCCGCGGAGGGCTCCGACGAGGGTCCCGAGCCGCTCGACGGTCCCGGTGGCGCCGTGGAGGTCGCCAACCGGCCCGCGCCGCGCCCCGTCGACGACGAACTCCCCCCGGAGCCCCTCGACAACCCGCGTCGGCTGCTCGTCTGGCCCGCCCCCGACGTCTCCACCCAGCAGGCGCTGAGCGACCGGGGCTACCGGCCGGTGATCGTGCACTCCCGCGAGGAGGTCGACGCCCAGATCGCCGCCTTCCCGGCCGCGCTCTTCGTCGACCCGCTGACCGGTCCCATCACCCGTACCGCGCTCCAGTCGCTGCGCCAGGCGGCCGTCGCCGCCGAGGTGCCCGTGCTCCTCGCGGCCGGTCTCGGTCAGGCGACCCGGGAGGCCGCGTACGGCGCCGATCCGGCCGTGCTCCTCAAGGCGCTCGCCCCGCGCGACAGCGAGCAGCACCCGTCCCGCGTCCTCCTGATCGAGGAGAACGAGGACATCGCGGAGGCGCTCGCGGCCACCCTGGAGCGGCGCGGGATGCAGGTCGCGCGGGCCGCCACGGACACCGAGGCAGTCACGCTCGCCACCCAGACGCGACCGAACCTGGTGGTGATGGACCTGATGCAGGTACGCCGCCGCCGGGCCGGGATCATCGACTGGCTGCGGGCGAACGGGCAGCTCAACCGCACCCCGCTCGTCGTCTACACCTCGGTCGACCTCGCCGAGGAGGAGCTGCCGAAGCTCTCCTCGGGCGAGACGGTCCTCTTCCTCGCCGAGCGCTCGAACAGCACCGAGGTCCAGGCCCGGATCGTGGACCTGCTCGCGAAGATCGGCACCAACTAG
- a CDS encoding SgcJ/EcaC family oxidoreductase yields the protein MQPISTSTTESIASVQAVLRRLVAAWERHDAEAYGELFTEDATYITYVGTFYRGRRDIVESHRTLFTGFLKGTRLADEVLDIRFYGPGVAVVNGRGDTYKGRRPAKLAKIQTYTLVREADGRWRIAAFQNTKRKPLMEAVSYRFAPGLVPSGEH from the coding sequence ATGCAGCCCATCAGCACGTCCACCACCGAGTCCATCGCCTCCGTCCAAGCCGTGCTGCGCCGCCTCGTCGCCGCCTGGGAGCGCCACGACGCCGAGGCCTACGGCGAGCTGTTCACCGAGGACGCCACGTACATCACCTACGTCGGCACCTTCTACCGGGGACGCCGCGACATCGTGGAGAGCCACCGCACCCTCTTCACCGGCTTCCTCAAGGGCACCCGGCTGGCGGACGAGGTCCTCGACATCCGCTTCTACGGGCCCGGCGTTGCCGTGGTGAACGGGCGCGGGGACACCTACAAGGGCAGGCGTCCGGCGAAGCTGGCCAAGATCCAGACGTACACGCTCGTCCGCGAGGCCGACGGGCGGTGGCGGATCGCCGCCTTCCAGAACACCAAGCGCAAGCCGCTGATGGAGGCCGTGTCCTACCGCTTCGCCCCGGGCCTCGTCCCGTCCGGCGAACACTGA